A section of the Anabaena cylindrica PCC 7122 genome encodes:
- a CDS encoding DUF433 domain-containing protein, giving the protein MNNLLLNRITINHDICHGKPCIRGLRYPVEMILELLSSGMNIDDILEDYDDLEYEDILAVLSFATRLTQVKSILQLVS; this is encoded by the coding sequence ATGAATAACCTTCTATTAAATAGAATAACAATTAACCATGATATTTGTCACGGTAAACCATGTATTCGTGGATTGCGCTATCCGGTGGAAATGATCTTAGAACTTTTGAGTTCAGGCATGAATATTGATGATATTTTAGAAGATTATGATGATTTAGAATACGAAGACATTTTAGCGGTTCTCAGCTTTGCTACTCGACTCACTCAAGTTAAAAGTATCCTTCAATTAGTTTCATGA
- a CDS encoding DUF5615 family PIN-like protein has translation MKFLIDAQLPMRIASLLENLGCDVIHTKNLPLKNATPDSEINKLSILEQRIVITKDKDFLDSFLIKQEPYKLLLITTGNISNKQIEQLFLQNITQIIELFLTYDFLEMTRDSLIIH, from the coding sequence ATGAAATTCTTGATTGATGCTCAATTACCAATGCGAATTGCCAGTTTATTAGAGAACTTAGGTTGTGATGTTATACATACCAAAAATCTTCCTTTAAAAAATGCAACTCCAGATTCGGAAATCAACAAACTATCAATCCTGGAACAGAGAATTGTTATTACCAAAGATAAAGATTTTTTAGATTCTTTTTTAATCAAACAAGAACCTTATAAACTACTACTAATAACGACAGGTAATATTAGTAACAAACAAATTGAACAACTTTTTCTACAAAATATTACTCAAATAATCGAATTATTTTTGACGTATGATTTTTTAGAAATGACCAGAGATAGTTTGATTATTCATTAG
- a CDS encoding toxin-antitoxin system TumE family protein, whose protein sequence is MKATLIAKAKEVHDDGSIVEVVIWELPEPIPPSTHKYKYRLFYGQNGKCRIRYDNERGKGDHKHINSHEIDYKFTSIDKLLDDFEKDIETWSES, encoded by the coding sequence ATGAAGGCCACTCTAATCGCCAAAGCAAAAGAAGTTCATGACGACGGATCAATCGTCGAGGTTGTTATATGGGAATTACCAGAACCAATACCACCAAGCACACATAAATACAAATACAGATTATTTTACGGGCAGAATGGAAAATGTAGAATTCGATATGACAACGAACGCGGAAAAGGAGATCATAAACATATAAACTCACACGAAATAGATTACAAATTCACAAGCATTGATAAATTGCTTGACGATTTTGAAAAAGACATTGAAACCTGGAGTGAATCATGA
- a CDS encoding MarR family transcriptional regulator produces the protein MKAIIEVAKGGSAIRAARQQIKDSEIGRPVNFRLSFESAKSLFSELTPARLDLLDTLSKIEPCSIYALAKTAERNYSNVHTDVNRLEELGLIERTEEDKISVPFESVEIFMPLAKAA, from the coding sequence ATGAAAGCAATTATTGAAGTAGCCAAAGGTGGTTCTGCAATCCGAGCCGCTCGTCAACAAATTAAAGACTCCGAAATTGGAAGGCCAGTAAATTTTAGACTTTCATTTGAATCTGCAAAATCACTTTTTAGCGAGCTAACGCCTGCTCGACTTGATTTGCTTGATACTTTAAGCAAAATAGAGCCATGCAGTATTTACGCGCTGGCAAAAACAGCCGAAAGAAACTATTCAAACGTACACACAGACGTAAATCGCCTGGAAGAACTGGGATTAATTGAACGGACAGAAGAAGACAAAATATCTGTACCGTTTGAATCCGTTGAAATATTCATGCCACTAGCGAAAGCAGCGTGA